One Prevotella intermedia ATCC 25611 = DSM 20706 DNA window includes the following coding sequences:
- the glgP gene encoding alpha-glucan family phosphorylase: MKIKSDYSNEPQWKEVNVKSSLPKELACLDEIAHNLWFGWTHEARSLFTHLDEELYEKVGHNPVLLLEQLSYDRKEAIVKDKDLMKRVKNVYKMFTDYMNVKPNAKRPSVAYFCMEFGLNQVLKIYSGGLGMLAGDYLKEASDSNVDLCAVGFLYRFGYFRQSLSMDGQQIAKYDAQSFNSLPIERVLDADGNQMRVEVPYNNYMVHALVWQVNVGRIKLYLLDTDNEMNSEFDRPITHALYGGDWENRIKQEILLGIGGMLTLKKLGIKKDIYHCNEGHAALCNLQRLCDYVEQGLSFNQAMELVRASSLYTVHTPVPAGHDYFDEALFSKYMSGYPAKLGITWDEFIGMGRTNPDDHSERFCMSTFACNTSQEINGVSRLHGWVSQKMFAPLWKGYFPEENHVGYVTNGVHFPTWAATEWRRVYSKYFDKNFMADQSNEDIWHAIYSVSDAEIWETRMALKNKLIKYIRDKFTQQWLRNQGDPAKVVSILEKINPNALMIGFCRRFATYKRAHLLFTDLERLEKIVNNPERPVLFFFSGKAHPADGAGQGLIKRIFEISRMPQFLGKIIFLEDYDMELARRLVSGVDIWMNTPTRPLEASGTSGEKAEMNGVVNLSVLDGWWVEGYREGAGWALPQKRTYQNQEYQDQLDAATIYGLLENEITPLFFNKTEGKTYSEEWVKVVKNSIATIAPHYTMKRQLDDYYTKFYNKQAERAAKLHDNDNRLAKEIAQWKETVAERWDSINVVESNFDSLHNAVTGKVTTLTYTIDEQGLQDAVGLEFVMLKSNPTDDVTIHKVLPFKLVNTNGNLYTFQLDFDASDAGAFKCAVRMYPKNDLLPHRQDFSYVKWLD, from the coding sequence ATGAAAATTAAGTCTGATTATTCAAATGAACCTCAATGGAAAGAGGTGAATGTTAAGTCAAGTCTTCCGAAAGAATTGGCTTGTCTCGACGAGATTGCACACAACCTTTGGTTTGGTTGGACACACGAGGCACGCAGCCTTTTTACTCATTTGGACGAAGAACTTTACGAGAAAGTAGGGCACAACCCAGTATTGTTGCTCGAGCAATTGAGCTACGACCGCAAGGAAGCCATTGTTAAAGACAAAGACCTGATGAAGCGTGTGAAGAACGTTTATAAGATGTTCACCGACTATATGAACGTGAAACCTAACGCAAAACGTCCTTCAGTAGCTTACTTCTGTATGGAGTTCGGACTCAACCAAGTGTTGAAAATCTATTCAGGTGGTTTGGGTATGCTTGCCGGCGACTACCTTAAAGAAGCATCAGACTCTAATGTAGACCTCTGCGCAGTGGGTTTCCTCTATCGTTTCGGCTACTTCCGCCAGAGCCTTTCAATGGACGGTCAGCAGATAGCAAAGTACGATGCGCAGAGCTTCAACTCGCTTCCTATCGAGCGTGTGCTCGATGCTGACGGCAACCAAATGAGGGTTGAAGTGCCTTATAACAACTATATGGTGCATGCATTGGTATGGCAGGTGAACGTAGGACGCATAAAACTCTACTTGCTCGATACCGACAACGAAATGAATTCAGAGTTCGACCGTCCTATCACCCACGCACTTTATGGAGGCGATTGGGAGAACCGCATCAAGCAGGAAATATTGCTCGGTATCGGCGGTATGCTCACTTTGAAGAAGCTCGGCATTAAGAAAGACATCTATCACTGCAACGAAGGCCACGCTGCACTTTGCAACTTGCAACGCCTCTGCGATTATGTTGAACAAGGTCTGAGCTTCAATCAGGCAATGGAACTTGTACGTGCATCTTCGCTCTACACCGTTCACACACCTGTACCAGCAGGCCACGACTACTTCGACGAAGCACTCTTCAGCAAGTATATGTCGGGTTATCCAGCAAAGTTGGGCATTACTTGGGACGAATTCATCGGCATGGGACGCACCAATCCCGACGACCACAGCGAACGTTTCTGTATGAGTACCTTCGCTTGCAATACATCGCAGGAAATCAATGGCGTATCTCGCTTGCACGGTTGGGTAAGCCAGAAGATGTTCGCACCGCTGTGGAAGGGCTACTTCCCTGAAGAAAACCACGTTGGCTACGTTACAAACGGTGTTCACTTCCCTACTTGGGCGGCTACCGAATGGCGCAGAGTCTACAGCAAGTATTTCGATAAGAACTTTATGGCAGACCAAAGCAATGAGGACATTTGGCACGCAATATACAGCGTTTCCGATGCCGAGATTTGGGAAACCCGTATGGCTTTGAAGAACAAGCTTATAAAATATATCCGCGACAAGTTCACCCAGCAGTGGCTCCGCAACCAAGGCGACCCAGCAAAAGTGGTTTCTATCCTTGAGAAAATCAATCCTAACGCATTGATGATAGGTTTCTGCCGTCGCTTTGCAACCTACAAGCGTGCGCACCTTCTCTTCACCGACTTGGAGCGTTTGGAGAAGATTGTGAACAACCCAGAGCGTCCTGTGCTCTTCTTCTTCTCAGGTAAGGCACACCCAGCCGACGGTGCAGGTCAAGGATTGATTAAGCGAATCTTTGAAATTTCGCGTATGCCGCAGTTCCTTGGCAAGATTATCTTCCTCGAAGACTACGATATGGAACTTGCACGCCGCCTTGTTTCGGGTGTCGATATTTGGATGAACACACCAACACGCCCATTGGAAGCCAGTGGTACATCGGGCGAAAAGGCAGAGATGAACGGCGTTGTAAACCTCTCTGTGCTCGACGGTTGGTGGGTAGAAGGCTACCGCGAAGGCGCAGGTTGGGCATTGCCACAGAAGCGCACCTACCAAAATCAAGAATATCAAGACCAGCTCGATGCTGCCACCATCTACGGTTTGTTGGAAAACGAGATTACTCCATTGTTCTTCAACAAGACCGAAGGCAAGACCTACTCGGAAGAATGGGTGAAGGTAGTAAAGAACTCAATCGCCACAATCGCGCCTCATTACACGATGAAGCGTCAGTTGGACGACTACTATACTAAGTTCTACAACAAGCAGGCAGAGCGTGCTGCAAAATTGCACGACAACGACAACCGCCTTGCAAAGGAAATTGCACAGTGGAAGGAAACCGTTGCCGAGCGTTGGGACAGCATCAATGTCGTAGAAAGCAACTTCGATTCGTTGCACAATGCCGTAACAGGTAAGGTAACAACCCTTACCTATACCATCGACGAACAAGGTCTTCAAGATGCAGTAGGTTTGGAATTTGTGATGCTCAAGAGCAATCCTACCGATGATGTAACCATTCACAAGGTACTTCCGTTCAAGCTTGTAAATACCAACGGCAACCTCTACACCTTCCAGTTAGACTTCGATGCTTCTGATGCAGGTGCTTTCAAGTGTGCCGTTCGTATGTATCCTAAGAACGATTTGTTGCCACACCGCCAAGACTTCTCATACGTTAAGTGGCTCGACTAA